From Deltaproteobacteria bacterium, one genomic window encodes:
- a CDS encoding MMPL family transporter yields the protein MTSLSLDRYAAFMLRHRWPVLASAVAAVVVLTAGTHFITVSNDWRDNIDENSPQLVAFDALEDTYTATHAAVIAVAPKRGSVFTREALGAVEELTEAAWRVPWSARVDSLTNYNHSEAAGDDLKVERLVDGAGSLGDDDLARIKRIALNEVSVAGRLVSRDGRVAGLVISFALPDHSDAAMIEVSDYLRGLLDEARSDHPDIAYHLTGDVLLNRVMTEALDDDMRILAPAAFLVIVSVAGVLLGSLVGTLALVAVLGFVIGSTMGMIGWSGAVLNAANSGVPIIIMTLAIAHSVHIISTAASGTGQGLDRDTAVVESLRDNAWPVFLTTATTVIGFLSLNFSDSPPFRVLGNLVAFGMLSAYVYSMTLLPALLLVLPLRARPGGAGASTFFDRLGAFVVARRTLLLWSVGAVAVALITGVPRIELTDNWLKYLDERYEFRRDTDFVIENLTGVENLEYSLSAGYEGGVTDPDYLRKVDAFAEWYRAQPEVAHVQAFTDIMKRLNKNMHGDDPAFHRLPEDAELAAQYLLLYELSVPFGSDLNNRIDVARSATRMTVTMRGLNSEQQRRLDARGQDWLRANAPGLATEGAGISLVSAYLAIRNIKSMLWGTASAVALISLLLMGIFRSVRLGLLSFVPNFIPAAMAFGVWGYLYGEVGNAGSLVTAISFGIVVDDTIHLMSRYLKARGEGLSASGAVRAAFRAVGRALFTTTMILGLGFLVFATSGFVISWMLGLLLALTIGFALLADLLLLPPLLIAVDRNA from the coding sequence ATGACCTCCCTATCTCTGGATCGCTACGCCGCGTTCATGTTGCGCCACCGATGGCCGGTCCTCGCGTCGGCTGTTGCGGCCGTGGTGGTTCTGACAGCCGGCACCCATTTCATCACCGTCTCCAACGACTGGCGCGACAACATCGACGAGAACAGTCCTCAACTCGTTGCATTCGACGCCCTGGAGGACACCTACACGGCGACCCATGCGGCGGTGATCGCAGTCGCGCCCAAGCGGGGATCGGTGTTCACCCGCGAGGCGCTGGGCGCTGTCGAGGAGTTGACCGAGGCCGCGTGGCGCGTGCCGTGGTCCGCTCGGGTCGATTCCCTCACGAACTACAACCACAGCGAGGCGGCCGGGGACGACTTGAAGGTCGAGCGGCTCGTGGACGGCGCCGGATCGCTCGGCGATGACGACCTCGCGCGGATCAAGAGGATTGCGTTGAACGAAGTCAGCGTCGCGGGCCGTCTCGTCTCCCGCGACGGGCGGGTTGCCGGGCTGGTCATCAGCTTTGCCTTGCCCGACCACTCGGACGCCGCAATGATCGAGGTGTCCGACTATCTCCGCGGCCTCCTGGACGAGGCCCGGTCGGACCATCCGGACATCGCCTATCACCTGACCGGCGATGTCCTGCTGAACCGCGTCATGACCGAGGCGCTCGACGACGATATGCGGATCCTCGCGCCGGCCGCGTTCCTCGTCATCGTGTCCGTCGCCGGCGTCCTGCTGGGCTCCCTGGTCGGCACGCTGGCCCTCGTTGCCGTGCTTGGCTTCGTCATCGGCTCGACCATGGGCATGATCGGCTGGAGCGGCGCGGTGCTCAACGCCGCCAACTCGGGCGTTCCCATCATCATCATGACGCTCGCCATCGCGCACTCGGTCCACATCATCTCGACGGCCGCGTCCGGCACGGGGCAGGGCCTGGACCGGGACACGGCGGTCGTCGAATCGCTGCGTGACAACGCCTGGCCGGTGTTCCTTACGACGGCCACAACGGTCATCGGGTTCCTCAGCCTGAACTTCTCCGACTCTCCGCCTTTCCGGGTCCTGGGCAATCTCGTGGCGTTCGGCATGCTGTCGGCCTACGTGTATTCCATGACGCTGCTGCCGGCGCTGCTGCTGGTCCTGCCGTTGCGCGCGCGTCCCGGAGGCGCCGGGGCCTCCACCTTTTTCGATCGCCTGGGCGCCTTCGTCGTCGCCCGCCGCACGCTCCTGCTGTGGTCCGTGGGCGCGGTGGCCGTCGCCCTGATCACCGGCGTGCCCCGCATCGAGCTCACGGACAACTGGTTGAAGTATCTGGATGAGCGTTACGAGTTCCGGCGCGACACGGACTTCGTCATCGAGAACCTGACAGGTGTGGAAAACCTGGAATACTCCCTGAGCGCGGGGTACGAGGGCGGCGTCACCGATCCCGACTATCTGCGCAAGGTGGACGCCTTCGCCGAATGGTACCGCGCCCAGCCGGAAGTGGCGCACGTCCAGGCGTTCACCGACATCATGAAGCGCCTCAACAAGAACATGCACGGCGACGATCCGGCCTTCCACCGGCTGCCCGAAGACGCCGAGCTTGCCGCGCAGTACCTGCTGCTCTACGAACTGTCGGTCCCCTTCGGCAGCGACCTCAACAACCGCATCGACGTCGCCAGATCCGCCACGCGCATGACCGTCACGATGCGCGGCCTGAATTCCGAGCAGCAGCGCAGGCTCGACGCGCGCGGGCAGGATTGGCTCCGCGCCAACGCGCCCGGCCTCGCGACCGAGGGAGCGGGGATCAGCCTCGTCTCCGCCTACCTGGCGATACGGAACATCAAGAGCATGTTGTGGGGCACGGCCAGCGCCGTGGCCCTCATCTCGCTGCTCCTGATGGGGATTTTCAGGAGCGTACGCCTCGGCCTCTTGAGCTTCGTGCCCAACTTCATCCCCGCGGCCATGGCCTTCGGCGTCTGGGGCTATCTCTACGGCGAGGTGGGGAACGCCGGATCCCTGGTGACCGCCATCTCCTTCGGCATCGTCGTCGATGACACGATTCACCTCATGAGCCGGTACCTGAAGGCGCGCGGCGAGGGCCTTTCCGCGTCCGGGGCGGTGCGCGCCGCCTTTCGTGCGGTGGGTCGCGCGCTGTTCACCACGACCATGATCCTGGGGCTGGGCTTCCTGGTGTTCGCCACGTCGGGATTCGTGATCAGCTGGATGCTCGGGCTTCTGCTCGCGCTCACCATCGGCTTCGCGCTGCTCGCCGATCTCCTGCTCCTCCCACCCTTGCTGATAGCCGTCGACCGGAATGCCTGA
- a CDS encoding IS5/IS1182 family transposase, translating to MRGTDPRQEGMFSYVSPEARVPADHPLRAIRKMVNRALEGLTR from the coding sequence ATGAGAGGAACAGATCCGCGTCAGGAAGGGATGTTCAGTTATGTGTCGCCGGAAGCGCGAGTGCCAGCAGACCATCCGTTGCGAGCGATACGGAAGATGGTGAACAGGGCGCTTGAAGGACTGACGCGGG